The Budorcas taxicolor isolate Tak-1 chromosome 8, Takin1.1, whole genome shotgun sequence genome includes the window AGAGGCCCTACGTGGACGAGGCGGAGCGGCTGCGGCTGCAGCACATGCAGGACTACCCCAACTACAAGTACCGGCCACGCAGGAAGAAGCAGGCCAAGCGCCTGTGCAAGCGCGTGGACCCCGGCTTCCTGCTCAGCTCGCTCTCCCGCGACCAGAACTCCCTGCCCGAGAAGCGGGGCGGCGGCCGAGGGGCGCCGGGGGAGAAGGAGGACCGGGGTGAGTACTCTCCGGGCTCTGCGCTGCCCGGCCTGCGGGGCTGCTTCCACGACGGCCCGgccggcggcagcggcggcggcgggaccCCGGGCAGCGTGGACGCGTACCCCTACGGGCTGCCCACCCCGCCGGAGATGTCACCCTTGGACGTGCTGGAGCCGGAGCAGACCTTCTTCTCCTCCCCATGCCAGGAGGACCACGCGCACTCCCGCCGCATCGCCCACCTGCCCGGGCCCCCCTACTCCCCGGAGTacgcccccacccccctccactgCGGCCACCCCCTGGGCTCCCTGGCCCTCGGTCAGTCCTCGGGCGTCTCTATGATGTCCACCGTGCCTGGCTGCCCCCCGTCTCCGGCCTACTACTCCCAGGCCGCCTACCCGCCTCTCCGCTCCAACCTGCACGCCCACCTGGGCCAGCTCTCCCCGCCTCCCGAGCATCCCGGCTTCGACGCCCTGGATCAGCTGAGCCAGGTGGAACTCCTGGGGGACATGGATCGCAATGAATTCGACCAGTACTTGAACACTCCGGGCCACCCAGAGTCTGGGGCCCTCAGCGGGCAGGGCGCGGTGTCTCAGGTGACACCGGCGGGCCCCACAGAAACCAGCCTCATTTCCGTGCTGGCTGACGCCACGGCCACGTACTACAACAGCTACAGCGTGTCATAGAGCCCGGCGGCCCGTCCGGCCCGGCCTCGCCGCCGGCGGCCCCTCCCGCGCCGAGCGCAGCGCCCCGCGGTGGGCGCGCGCGTCCACGAGCCGCGCGACGGCCGGCCCTGCGGCCCCGGGGTCCCTCCCCGCCCCttccccgccgccccgccccgccgcgcccgcgTTCTGAGTTTATTCCTTCAAAAGAGTTTCCACTGGCTCCACCCTGGGCATCAGGCGCGGTCGTTGCCGAGGACGCTATTTCCCGGTAGAGTTTTCACTGACCTCTCCTCCCAGTCTTCAATCCGGAAACAAAGTCGGGAAAAGCCCAGCAGCATTCGCATCCCTGCCGCTTCTGACACAGCCGCAGGGCTCCTGCCGTCCTGACCTTTGGTCTTCCAGGTGAGGAGAGCCCTGGGCTAAGATTCGGGGGACTGGCGGGCCAATCCCCGTTCTGTCTCCGGGGGCTGgggagacctgactcccctcgcCTCCCCTTCCAGCCCATCCCCCCATCTGCGGAGTGAGGGACAGAGTCCGTATCTTA containing:
- the SOX7 gene encoding transcription factor SOX-7, with product MASLLGTYPWPEGLECPALEAELSDGLSPPAAPRPPGDKGSESRIRRPMNAFMVWAKDERKRLAVQNPDLHNAELSKMLGKSWKALTLSQKRPYVDEAERLRLQHMQDYPNYKYRPRRKKQAKRLCKRVDPGFLLSSLSRDQNSLPEKRGGGRGAPGEKEDRGEYSPGSALPGLRGCFHDGPAGGSGGGGTPGSVDAYPYGLPTPPEMSPLDVLEPEQTFFSSPCQEDHAHSRRIAHLPGPPYSPEYAPTPLHCGHPLGSLALGQSSGVSMMSTVPGCPPSPAYYSQAAYPPLRSNLHAHLGQLSPPPEHPGFDALDQLSQVELLGDMDRNEFDQYLNTPGHPESGALSGQGAVSQVTPAGPTETSLISVLADATATYYNSYSVS